One region of uncultured Sulfurimonas sp. genomic DNA includes:
- a CDS encoding OmpA family protein, whose translation MKTTKILLLLLAPLIILASEPSPFNLKYPTVTKESKLKQERFDLLEVYEKGTGYIPVYGKTWTQQFFYPKFKDASYKTVVKEFIVKSLGINESDINKKNYGHFTIDSKEYWLKLNIGAKDYKYKLLRVEDSPSIVKLDEKANYIYTKKYLKRYKDKTFPKAVVIPVVSNFEINKVNYKKYDKHTFWVEKSKHIYKGEFWDIDFVKVKNKDLNSYRYTVANDYKNKIIELGGTILHNDKSQIVCKLKSKDGIFYIKLSSYNSTFSMQIIKQEAFKQTLVLSPDKIKAELDKSGKIVLDGIYFDFDKATLKAESKKAILSTVALMQKYPDLVLGVHGHTDAKGNDDYNLKLSGARASSVEKAILKEGIEAKRLSSKGYGETKPIASNDTDESRAKNRRVELHKISGGDKKSIITIDFIKPLPNSVVDSKYSHKDSSLNISYTKPYSNKKELKEYVGNLETISYKIMKDSKVDSSVSRLEIIKNYENILELYNAKIVGKYGSTLYFKIENRGDGLSVYGLISGYTGEYSVKFLVVNNNKKTKRD comes from the coding sequence ATGAAAACAACTAAAATTTTACTTCTTTTGTTAGCTCCATTAATCATTTTAGCATCTGAGCCCAGTCCGTTTAATCTTAAATACCCAACAGTTACAAAAGAGTCTAAGCTCAAACAAGAGCGATTTGATTTGTTAGAAGTTTATGAAAAAGGAACTGGTTATATTCCTGTATATGGAAAAACTTGGACACAGCAGTTTTTCTATCCAAAATTTAAAGATGCATCTTATAAAACAGTTGTTAAAGAGTTTATAGTTAAAAGCCTTGGAATAAATGAGTCTGATATTAACAAAAAGAACTATGGTCATTTTACTATTGATTCTAAAGAGTATTGGCTAAAGCTAAATATTGGTGCTAAAGATTATAAATACAAACTTCTTAGAGTTGAAGATAGCCCTAGTATTGTTAAACTAGATGAAAAAGCTAACTATATATATACAAAGAAATATCTCAAAAGATACAAAGATAAAACCTTTCCCAAAGCAGTAGTAATTCCAGTAGTTAGTAATTTTGAAATAAATAAAGTAAATTATAAAAAGTATGATAAACATACTTTTTGGGTTGAAAAAAGTAAACATATATATAAAGGTGAGTTTTGGGATATTGACTTTGTAAAAGTGAAAAACAAAGACCTTAATAGTTATCGCTATACAGTTGCAAATGATTACAAAAATAAAATCATAGAACTTGGCGGAACTATTTTACATAATGATAAAAGCCAAATAGTATGTAAGCTAAAAAGCAAAGATGGAATTTTTTATATAAAACTAAGTAGCTACAACTCTACATTTTCTATGCAGATTATAAAGCAAGAAGCATTCAAACAGACTCTTGTACTCTCTCCAGATAAAATTAAAGCCGAACTCGATAAGAGCGGAAAGATTGTTTTAGATGGAATCTATTTTGACTTTGATAAGGCAACACTAAAAGCAGAATCTAAAAAAGCTATTTTATCAACTGTCGCTCTGATGCAAAAGTACCCTGACCTTGTTCTTGGAGTGCATGGACATACAGATGCAAAGGGTAATGATGATTACAACTTAAAACTCTCAGGGGCAAGGGCTAGTTCAGTAGAAAAAGCCATTTTAAAAGAGGGTATAGAAGCTAAAAGACTCAGCTCAAAAGGTTACGGCGAAACTAAACCAATTGCTTCAAATGATACGGATGAGAGTAGAGCAAAAAACAGACGTGTTGAGTTGCATAAAATAAGCGGCGGAGATAAAAAATCTATCATAACCATAGACTTTATTAAACCTTTACCTAACTCTGTTGTAGATTCTAAATATAGTCATAAAGATAGCTCTTTAAACATTAGCTATACTAAGCCATATTCAAACAAAAAAGAGCTTAAAGAGTATGTGGGAAATTTAGAGACAATAAGTTATAAAATTATGAAAGACTCAAAGGTTGATAGTAGTGTTTCAAGATTAGAAATAATAAAAAACTACGAAAACATCTTGGAGCTATACAATGCTAAGATAGTTGGAAAGTACGGGAGTACACTCTATTTTAAGATTGAAAATAGAGGAGATGGGCTTAGTGTTTATGGACTTATTTCAGGCTATACGGGTGAATACAGCGTTAAGTTTTTAGTAGTTAATAACAATAAAAAAACTAAAAGGGATTAA